The stretch of DNA ACATGAGCGCGTTCATGGTCCCCCACCCGCACCACGTGAAGGTGGCCGTGATCGGCCAGGGCCCGCAGGTGGCCGCGGTGGCGCAGGCGATCCAGAGCAAGGGCGGCGACGCGCTCCAGGTGTCGACGCTGCCGAGCACCGACGCCGCGGTGGCGCGGCTGCACAGCCGCGATCTGGTCGGCGCGTTCGTCCCGGACCCGGCCAAGCCCCAGCTGTACATAGCCGAGGGGAACAGCGACTCCTCGGCCACCGTCGCCACCAAGGTCTTCACCACGGTCGCCGCGGTCGAGGACAAGCCGCTGACGGTCACCGACGTCGCCCCGACCACCGCCGACGACCCGGCCGACTCAGGGCCCTTCTTCCTGATGATCGCCGTCAGCATCGGTTCCTACAGCGCCGTCGCCGCGATCGGCGCGGGCGCCGCCGGCTGGTCCCTGAAGCGCAAGACGATCCTGGCTCTGGGCACCGCGACCGCGGTCAGCGCGATCGGCGCGGCCCTGGCCGGCCCGGTGTTCCACCTCGCACACCACAGTCTGGCCGGGGTGTGGGGACTGGCCTGGCTGTACTCGGCCGCGATCCTGTTGATCGGCGTGGGCCTGCACCCGTTCCTGAAGCGGTGGACGACGCTGGTGATGATGGTCCTGTTCGTGATGCTGAACTTCACCAGTTCCGGCGGACTGTTCCAGCCCGAGCTGCAGAACGGCTTCTTCGGCGGCCTGCACGCGTTCTGGAACGGCGCGGGCCTCGTCGAGGGCGTGCGGAGCCTGCTGTACTTCGGCGGAAGCGGCGTCGCGCGGCACGCGTGGACATTGGTCGGCTGGGTCGGCGTCGGCGCGCTGGCGGTCGGCACGGCGGCGATCGCCGAACGCCGGAACCGGATGCCGGAGATCGAGACCGAAGCCGAAGCAGAAGCGGAGATGGAAGAACTCGTCGCAGTCTGAGCATCCCCACCGTTTCATTCCTGCTGACCGGCCTTTTTGGCCGGTCAGCTCTTCTCGTTTTATCGATGAACGATCCGTGAGATCTTGTCCGCATGGACGCGCCTGAGATCTCCATCATCCCGAAGCCCCTGCATATCCAGGCCGGCTCCGGCCAGCTCATGTTCGACGCCACGACCGTCGTGAACTTCTCCGACGGCCACGCCGAACTCGGCGCCGAGGGCTACCACCTCACCATCGACGACGACGGCATCACGTTCCTCACCGGCACCGAGGCGGGCCTGTTCTACGCCGAGCAGACCCTGAAGCAGCTGCTGCCGCCCGAGGGGCTGCGCACCGACGCCAGCCGGAAGTCCCTTCCGCTCCCGCACGTCACCATCACCGACGCCCCGCGCTTCCGCTGGCGCGGCGCGATGCTGGACGTGGCCCGCCACTTCCTGCCCAAGCGCGACGTCCTGCGCTTCCTGGACCTGATGGCGCTGCACAAGCTGAACGTCCTGCACTTCCACCTCACCGAGGACCAGGGCTGGCGCATCGAGATCAAGCAGTACCCGAAGCTCACCGAGGTCGGCGGCTGGCGCCGGGAGACCGTGGGCGACGGCCGGCCGCACGGCGGCTTCTACACCCAGGACGACATCCGCGAGATCGTCACCTACGCCGCCGAGCGGCACATCACGATCGTCCCCGAGATCGACATCCCGGGGCACTCCACGGCCGCCATCGCGGCCTATCCGGAGCTCGGCAACCAGGACGTCCCCAGCGCGCAGGAGCCGCGCGAGGTCTGGACGCAGTTCGGGATCGCCACCTCGGTGCTGAACCTGGAGGACTCGACCGTCGAGTTCTACAAGACCGTCATGGACGAGGTCTGCGACCTGTTCCCGGGCGAGTTCGTCTGCCTCGGCGGCGACGAGTGCCCGAAGGACGAGTGGAAGGCCAGCGCGCGGGCCCAGGCCCGCAAGGCCGAGCTGGGCCTGGCGACCGAGGAGGACCTGCAGGCCTGGTTCATGCACCAGCTCAGCGAGCACGTCGCGGCCAAGGGCCGCAAGCTGCTCGGCTGGGACGAGATCCTGGAGGGCGAGCTGTTCCCGGGCACCGTCGTGTCCTCCTGGCGCGGCACCGAGGGCGCGGTCGAGGCCGCCCGGCGCGGCCACGACACCCTGACCAGCCCCTACAACTGGGTCTACTTCGACTACCGGCAGTCCGACGCCGAGGGCGAGCCGGGCGCCCCGTGGGCCGCGCCGACGTCGCTGGAGCGCGCGTACAGCTTCGAGCCGGTGCCCGAGGACATGCCCGAGGAGCTCGCCGGGCACGTCATCGGCTCCGAGGCCACCCTGTGGAGCGAGTACATCCCGGACGCCCGGGTCCACGACTACCAGGCCTGGCCGCGCCTGGCGGCGTTCAGCGAGACGGTGTGGTCGACCGCCGGACGCGACTTCGCGGAGTTCCTGCCGCGCCTGGAGAAGCACCTGGAGCGCCTGGACGCGCTGGGGGTGGAGTACCGGCCCCTGGACGGCCCGCACCCGTGGCAGAAACAGCCGGCGCCGCGCTGGCGGGAGGACCCGAACGCGGAGTAGGCCGGCCGCGAGGTTACTCAGTCGCGAGGTTGCTTAGTTCGGTCAGCGAGCGAGCCGGCGCGGTCGGAATCCCGACCGCGCCGGTGCTGTTGTACGCAGTCCCCCACCAGTTCCCGCGCCTTGTGGTCATCCGACCCGCCGGAATGAGCGACACTAGAAGGATGCCCGTCGCCCGACCGAAGCGCCGCGCCCGGAGGTATGCGTGACCTGCCTGATCGTCCAGTCCGACAAGACCCTCCTGCTCGAGATCGACCATCCGCAGGCCGAGGAGTGCCGCCGCGACATCGCCCCCTTCGCCGAACTGGAGCGGTCCCCGGAGCACATCCACACCTACCGCGTCACCCCGCTGGCCTTGTGGAACGCCCGCGCCGCCGGCCACGACGCCGAGCAGGTCATCGACGCGCTGCTGCGCCACAGCCGCTACCCGGTACCGCACTCCCTGCTCGTCGACATCGCCGACACCATGGACCGCTACGGCCGCCTCCGGCTGCTCCAGCACCCGACACACGGCCTGGTCCTGGAGACCACCGACGTCCCGGTCCTGGAGGAAGTGGTCCGTCACAAGAAGGTGCAGCCGCTGATCGGCGAGCGCATCGACGAGCACACCATCAAGGTGCACCCCTCCGAGCGCGGAACCCTCAAGCAGGTCCTGCTGAAGGTCGGCTGGCCCGCCGAGGACCTGGCCGGCTACGTGGACGGCGAACACCACGACATCGCCCTGCGCGAGGACGGCTGGACCCTGCGCCCGTACCAGAAGGAGGCCGCCGAGGGCTTCCGCCACGGCGGCTCCGGCGTGGTCGTCCTCCCCTGCGGCGCGGGCAAGACCATCGTCGGCGCGGCGGCCATGGCCGGCGTCGAGGCGACGACCCTGATCCTGGTCACCAACACGGTCAGCGTGCACCAGTGGCGCAAGGAACTCCTCAAGCGCACCACCCTCACCGAGGACGAGATCGGCGAGTACTCGGGCGCCCGCAAGGAGATCCGCCCCGTCACCATCGCCACCTACCAGGTCCTCACCCGCAAGACGAAGGGCGTCTACGCCAACCTGGAACTGTTCGACGCCCGCGACTGGGGCCTGATCGTCTACGACGAGGTCCACCTCCTGCCGGCCCCGGTCTTCCGCTTCACCGCCGACATCCAGTCCCGCCGCCGCCTCGGCCTGACCGCCACCCTGGTCCGCGAAGACGGCCTGGAAGGCGAGGTCTTCTCCCTGATCGGCCCCAAGCGCTTCGACGCCCCCTGGAAGGACATCGAAGCCCAGGGCTACATCGCCCCGGCGGACTGCGTAGAGGTACGCGTCACCCTCACCGACAACGAACGCCTCCGCTACGCGAGCTCCGAACCGGAGGAGAAGTACCGCCTGGCCTCGACCACGGCGACCAAGTCCAAACTCGTCGAAGCCCTGGTGAAGAAGCACGCCGGCGAACCCACCCTGGTCATCGGCCAGTACCTGGAACAGCTGGACGACCTCGGCGAACGCCTGAACGCCCCGGTCCTGAAGGGCACCACCCCGGTCAAGGAACGCGAGCGCCTGTACGAAGGCTTCCGCACCGGCGAGATCCCCACCCTGGTGGTCTCCAAGGTCGCGAACTTCTCCGTCGACCTCCCCGAAGCCAGCGTCGCCATCCAGGTATCGGGCACCTTCGGCTCCCGCCAGGAAGAGGCCCAGCGCCTGGGCCGCGTGCTACGCCCGAAGGCCGACGGCCGAGGCGCCCGCTTCTACGCCGTGGTGTCCCGGGACACCGTGGACCAGGAGTACGCGGCGCACCGACAGCGCTTCCTGGCGGAGCAGGGCTACGCGTACCGGATCGCCGACGCGGACGACGTTTTCGCCGGCAAGGAGATCTAGTAGCGCCAGCGCACGGTGGTCGGCCGGCATGAGCCGACCACCGTGTGACACGTAACGTCAGTCCCCCACCAACTGCGCCGGCAACGCCGCGCAATGCACCACATGCAACCGCGAAACCGCACGCGTCAGCACCACATACAACCGCCGCAACCCCCGCGGCTCAGCAGCGACGATCTCAGCGGGCTCCAACACCAGAACCTGGTCGTACTCAAGACCCTTGGCCAACGTCGCGGGCACCACGACCAACCGCGGCCCAACAGTCTCCGCCAGCAGCGACTCGACCAGCTCCGCCTCAGTCTCGCTGGCCCCCTCGATCGCCGGAGCGGCAGGCTCCGCCCCAAGCACCGAGTGCTCCACACCAGCAGCGTCCAAAGCCGCCGCGACCTCCGCGACCCGGGCATCAGCCGTGATCAGACCGACCGACCCCTCCTGAAACTCCAAAGCAAGCTGCGCAGCAGTGACCATCGCACCGACAAGGTCCGCGTCACTCCCGACCGCATCAATCTCCAGCGCCCCACCCTGCTGCCGAACCGACGTCGGCGGCAACAGTCCCGGCGCGGCATCCGGCAGAAGCTTCGCCGCGAAATCAATGATCTGCCGCGGCACCCGGAACCCCAACGTCAGCTCCTCAACCACCGCCTCCGGCTTCCCCAAATGCTTCAGCGTCTCCGCCCAAGAAGGCGTCGCCCACGGCGTGGTCCCCTGCGCGATGTCCCCCAGCACCGTGACGCTGCCCGTCGAGCACCGCCGCCCCACCGCGCGATACTGCATCGCCGACAGATCCTGCGCCTCATCAAGAACCACATGCGCCAGCGACGGCAGCCGATCGAGCTGATCGTGCGCCTCATCGATGAGCACCGCGTCAGCACTGGACCATTTGGCTGTCCCCGCAGTCCGCGGCACCTTCGGACGCGTCGCGCTCCACAGGACCGCAGCCTGCTCCTCAGCCGTGAGGATCCCCTCGGCGGCAGCAGCCAGCACCTCCGGATCGGAGTAGAGCTCGAACACCACCTTCACCGGATCGATCGCCGGCCACAGCAGGTCCACGGCCTTGCGCACCTCGCTCGTCCGCGCGACAGCGTTCTGCGTGCGATCGTCCGTGGTCTCCCCGGCGGCCTCCATCCGGTACAGAACCGCGTGCGCGATGCGCGGCGCGAGCATCGCCCGCCCGGCCCCATAACGGACATCGCGCTCCTTGGTGGCCGCGATCAGCTCATCGATCTCATACGCCGGAACCCGCCACCGCCGCGAACCGCGCACGATCATGATCCCGTCCGGCAGCGCCTCCTGAGCCGTCCGCAGGCGCGACCAGATCGCCTTGTGTAAGACCTCAGCCATCCGCGCATCGCCCTTGACCACACCGGCCTCCGGCGGGTCGGTCGCAGTGATTTTCACGCGCGCCACCAGATCATCGACCGTGGTCTGCCCGACCTCGATCTCGCCAAGCGCCGGCAGGACCTGCTCGATGTACTTCAGGAACTCCTTGTTCGGCCCCACAACCAGAGACCCGCCTCGCCGCAGCCGATCCCGATGCGCATACAGCAGGAACGCGACACGGTGCAGACCGACCGCGGTCTTCCCAGTACCAGGCGCGCCCTGCACGCACACACTCACGTTCACATCCGCCCGGACGATCTCGTCCTGCTCCGGCTGGATCGTCGACACGATGTCGCGCATCGGCCCCGAGCGCGGGCGCTCGATCTCGTCGGTCAGGATCCGGCTCGCGCCCGGCTGGCCGGCCGGGGCGGCGGAGGCGGCGGGGTCGGACAGCGGCTCGTCTTCGTACCCTGTGATGGCCCCGAAGCCGAAGCCGAAGCGGCGGCGGCGGTCCAGCCCCATCGGCACCTTCGGCGTGGCCCGGTAGAAGGCGGTCGAGACCGGGGCGCGCCAGTCGATGACCATCGGCTCGCCGGTCGCGTCGTGCACGTGGCGGCGGCCGATGTAGTAGTGCTCGGTGCGGAACTCGCCGGCGTCGGGGGTGTCGCCGTAGTCGAGGCGGCCGAAGAAGAGCGGGACGTTCGGATCGTCCATCAGCGCCTTGGCCCGGGAGCGCAGGGCGGCCAGCAGGTTCTCGGTCGAGACGGCGTTGCCGCCCTGGGCTCGCAGGGTCAGTGCCTCGTCGCGCATCGCCTTGAGCGCCGAGCGGGAGTCCTCGAGGTGGGACTGCTCGGCGAGCACGACGGGATCGGCGGCGTCACTGGTTTCGGGCATGCCGGACTCCTGAAGAAGTAGAGGAAGGAACGCGCGCACGCCGGATCGGCGCGGGACGCGTTGGAGGTTCTTCAGGCAGAGGTCCGAGCGGTGCCGTAAGGGGCGGGACCGCCGTACGTGCCGGGCAAGGCGAAGTAGCCTAGCACATGGCCGGGGGATGAACGACCGTGCTGACGGCGCCCGGCTCCGGCCTCACCGGCCCCGGCTTCCCCGGCCTCACCGGTGCCGGACTCCCCGGCTCACCGGTCCCAGCGGTAGGCCCGTTCGACCTTCCCGACATGCACCGCGAGGTGCTGGTACCACGAAGCCCGGCCCTCGTTGCGGGTCTCGGTGTGGTCGGGGTGGACCCGCCACTGCTTGATGGACTCCTCGTCGGAGAAGTACGCGACGGTGATCCCGAAGCCGTTCGCGTCGCGCGTGGAGTCCGCGCCGAGGAAACCGGGCTGCTGCGTGACGAGCTCAGCCATGCGCGCGGCCGCCTCGGGGTAGCCGTTGTCGCCCTCGGTGCGCTGCGAGGCGAACACGACCATGTAGTACGGCGGCTCAGGTGTTTCCGCGGGACGCGTGGACATCGGGTCAGCCCTTCCGTCGAGACACAGCAGGACACAGCACAGGGCCGCCAGTCTGACAGAAACGATCTCTCTATGATCGGTCGGCGCCGATCACCCCGGCCCCTACTCCAGCAGCTTGCGCCACGCGGCGACCTTCTCCGCGTCAACCGGCGAGTCCCACGTCCCCGACGCGCGCACCGCGGTCCCCACGTGGAACGCGTCCAGCCCCGCAGCCCGCAGCGGCGCCAGCGCCTCCTGCGTCAGGCCGCCGCCGACCAGTACCCGCGGTCCGCCGGCCGCCCGCTCCCGCTCGGCCTCGGCCCGCAGCACCTCGATCCCGTCGCCGGCGGCTTTGAATCCGCCCGAGGTGAGCACGGTGTCCAGACCGGGCATCCGGCGCACGGAGTCATACACGGCCGCGCGGTCCGACGCGGCGTCGATCGCTTTGTGGAACGTCCACTTCGCACCGCCGAGGGCGTCAAGGACCGCGCGGACGGCCTCCCCGTCGACCGTGCCGTCGGTGTCCAGCCACCCGAGGACGAACTCGTCCGCGCCGGCCCGCCGCAGCGCCTCGGCCGCGTGCACGAGCTCTGCCACACCCTGCACCCCGCCGGCCGAGAAGCCGTCGCGACGCCGGATCATCACCCGCAGCGGGACGTCCACGGCCTCGCGGATCGCCTCGAAGGTCTCAAGGGACGGGTCGAAGCCGAAGTACTCCATCGCCGAGACGAGTTCCAGGCGGTCGGCCCCGCCGGCCACGGCGGCGCGGGCGTCGACGGCGTCGACGGCGATGACTTCGAGCAGGGGCGTCGGATCAGACATAGGTGGCAGCCTGCCATGGATCGGTGATCGGAGACGAGCACGGGGCGGGGCGTGTCGGCTGACAACGGATTCGGGCCGTCACCGCGTCAAGTATCGCGACGGGCGGCATCCCCGAAGACGACGAAGACAACTACTGGACGACTACTAGGTGAGCGGGTACGGATCGTGAACAAGCCGATCAGGCGGGTGGCCATATTCTGCTTCCTGCTCATCGCCTGCCTGCTGGCGAGTTCGAACTACCTGCAGGTGATCAACGCGAGCAGCTACAAGGCCCGCGCCGGCAACGACCGCAACAAATACGACGCCTACGCCTACCCGCGAGGCCGGATCCTCACGGCCGACGGCACGGTCATCGCCGACTCGGTCCCCTCCGGCGGCCTGTCGTACAAGTACCAGCGCCAGTACCCGCTCAAGGCCGACTACGCCAACGTCACCGGCTACAAGACGATGGACTACGGGGCCTCGGACATCGAGTCCGTCCTCGACAAGTACCTCGCGGGCACTGACGGCTCGGAGTCCGTGGCCAACTTCATGGACACCCTGACCGGCAAGTCCAAGAAGGGCGGCGACGTCCAGCTGACGCTGCAGAACGCGGTCCAGCAGGCCGCCATCAGCAAGCTGACCGGCAAGACCGGTTCCGTGGTGGCGCTGGACCCGACCACCGGCGCGATCCTGGCGATGTACTCCAACCCGGCCTTCGACCCCAACGGGATAGCGTCGAACGACGGCGACACCGCCTCCGCCGCGGGCAAGGCCCTGGACGCCCAGAAGGACAAACCGAACCTCAACCACGCGATCGGCGAGAACTACCCGCCCGGCTCGGTCTTCAAGATCGTCACCGCCGCCGCCGCGCTGGACACCGGCCAGTTCACCGAGACCGGCCGGACCGACGCCCCGCGCGGCCCGCTGACCTGGTCCGGTTCGGGCACGACGCTGCCCAACGAGGACGGCGACTGCCCGGGCACCGACCTGAAGACCGCGCTCGCGCAGTCCTGCAACTCCGTCTACGGCTGGATCGGCGACAAACTCGGCCCGCAGGTCATGGCCCAGTACGCCGCGAAGTTCGGCTTCAACACCCCGGGCCTGAAGGTCCCGATGCCGGTGGCGCAGTCCAACTTCCCCACCTTCAGCCAGATCGGCAGCGACTCGGTCACCCTGGCCCAGGCCTCGGTCGGCCAGAACGACACCCAGGTCACCCCGCTGCAGGCGGCGATGATCGCCGGGGCGGTGGCCGACGGCGGCGCCATCATGCAGCCCTATCTGGTCGACAAGGAGACCGCGCCCAACGGCCACGTGACCTACCAGGGCAAGGACCACCGGCACCAGCTCAGCCAGGCGATGAGCCCGGCGACCGCGAACACCCTGGACGACATGATGAAGAACGTCGTCGTCAACGGCACGGCGCAGCAGGACGCGGTCAACGGCGTGCAGATGGGCGCCAAGACCGGCACCGCGCAGCGCGGCCAGAACCAGAACCCGCTGGCCTGGTTCGTCTGCTACGGCACGGCCAACGGCAAGCACGTCACCGTGGCGGTGATGGTCCAGACCGACAATCCCGCGGTCCGCGACACCATCTCCGGCGCCCAGTACGCCGGCCCGGTCGCGACGGCGGTGCTGAAGGCGGCACTCGGCGTGAGCTAGGGCTGTATCAGGGGACTGGGTCACGTCCCGCCCCGCCCCGCCCCCTCGCTAAGGCGAAGCCGGTAACTCGTCGAGTTCGGGATCGGGTTCGCGCCCGGGTGTCTTCAGGTTCAAGAACCTGATCGCGAAAATGAAAAGGAAGTAGTAGACCACGAAGTAGATCGGCCCGACGATCAGGATCAGCCACGGCTTCGTCGCCTTCCCCCAGTTCAGCGTGAAGTCGATGAGCCCGGCGGAGAAGTTGAACCCGTCCTTGCAGCCCAGACTCCACATCAGCGACATCGAGATGCCGGTGAGCACGGCGTGGATCACGTACAGCACAGGCGCGACGAACATGAACGCGAACTCCAGCGGCTCGGTCACGCCGGTGACGAAGGAGGTCAGCGCCGCCGAGATCAGGATCGAGCCGGCCACCTTGCGCTTGGCCGGCAGCGCCGAGCGCCACATCGCCAGGGCCGCGCCGGGCAGGCCGAACATCATGACCGGGAAGAAGCCGGTCTGGAACAGGCCGGCGGTGGGGTCGCCGTTCAGGAAGCGGGCGATGTCCCCGTGGAACGTGCCGTTGGCGTTGGTATAGGTGCCGAACTGGAACCACGGGAAGGCGTTCAGGATGTGGTGCAGGCCGAAGGGGATCAGGGCCCTGTTCAGGGTTCCGTAGAAGAACAGGCCGATCGAGCTGTTGCGGGTGATCCAGTTCGACATGTCGTTGATGCCCTGGCCGATCGGCGACCAGATCCAGCCCATCAGGACGCCCAGGAACAGGCACACCACGGCCGTGATGATCGGGACGAAGCGCCGGCCGCCGAAGAAGGCCAGCCAGGTGGGCAGCTTGATCCGGTAGTAGCGCTGCCACAGCAGCGCCGCGCAGATGCCGACCAGGATGCCGCCGAGCACGCCGGTGGGGTTCGGCTGGTTCATGTCCAGGCCGAACTTCAGCCCGCCGGCCGGCACCGGGGCGTTCACGTTCTGGTCGGGGTTCCTGATCACCAGTCCCAGGACCTGGGGCTTGAGTTTGGAGCCGGCGAACATCTGCATCGAGACGGCGTTGTAGACCAGGTAGCCGACGATGGCGGCGACCGCGGTGGTGCCGTCGGACTTCTTGGCGAAGCCGATGGCCACCCCGATGGCGAAGATCACCGGCAGGTTGTTCAGCAGCGAGTTGCCGCCGGCCAGCATGACCGCCGCGACGTTCTTCAGGAACACGCTGTGGAAGCGCCCGATCATGTCGTCCTGGCCGAAGCGGACCAGCAGGCCCGCGGCGGGCAGGGTGGCGATCGGCAGCATCAGGGACTTGCCGATGCGTTGCAGCACGCCGAAGGCCTTGCTCCCCCACCCCGGCTCCTTCGGGGCCGCCGCTGCGGCTTCTGCGCTCATCAGGTGGTCCTCTCGGTGTGCCACGTAGTCCCAAGCCCCGCAGCCGCTACCGGCGATCCGCCGGCCAGTTCCCCGCCCGGTTAAGGGTTGCGGACGATCGGACGCGCGGCCTGCGCGAGCGGCACCCACAGCTGGTACCGGTCGGCGCGATACGCAGACGTCGCATACTCCACCTGCACATCTTCCGCAAAGGACCGCCTCGCCATGATCAGGACTACGCCGTCAGAGCGAATCCCGAGAAGCGGCGCGTCCTCGGCGGCGGTGGTGGCGGCTTCGATCGACTGTTCACCCCAGGTAAGTACGATCCCATACTCGTCGGCCAGATACTGGTACAACGACTCCGGCGCCCCGGCTTCCACGAGCCCTGGCACGATTCGCTCCGGCAGATGCGTGCGCTCGATGGCCATAGGAATGCCGTCGGCATAGCGCAGCCGCACCAGGCGGACCACCGGCTCGCCGGATTCCACCTCCAGATGGCCGGCCAGCGCGCTGGAGGCGTGGATGCGCTCGAAGGACAGCGTGCGCGAACTCGCGGTCATCCCGCGCCGGCGCATGTCCTCGGTGAAGCCGACCAGACGGATCTGCACGTCCATCTTCGGCTGCGCGACGAAGGTGCCGCGGCCCAGACGCCGCTCCAGGCGGCCGTCGGCGACGAGCGCGTTGATCGCCTGACGCACCGTCATCCGGCTCAGACCGTGCTGCTCGGCGAGATCGCGCTCGGAGGGGATCGGCGATCCGGGTGTCAGACCTTCTGAGATCATCCGCCCCAGCAGGTCCTTGAGCTGCAGGTGCTTGGGCACGGAGCTGGTCGGGTCGATGCCCGCGGGCTCTTCGCTCATGTCACCGGACTAGACCACCGGCGCCACATCGGTGTCAACTACTGGCAGGCGTCGTACCACCACCGACCCGTGCGCCGGCCGGCTCCACATACGGCGCAGCGGGCCGGTGGTCATCAAGCCTTTGACTGTTTAGTGGGATAATGTCCGAGTTGTCAGCAACCCGGGCCCGCCATACGGCGGGCCCGGCGGATTAAGGAGAGTTGCCGTGAGCAAGGCCGAGCAGATCATCGCCGGACTGGGCGGCGCCGACAACATCGTCGAGCTGGAGCCCTGCATCACCCGGCTGCGCACCGAGGTACGGGACGGCTCCAAAGTCAACGAGGCCGCCCTGCGGGCGGCGGGCGCCCACGGGGTCATGAAGGTCGGGAACAACGTCCAGGTGGTGGTCGGCCCGGAGGCCGACGCGATCGCCAACGACATCGAGGACCTGATGTAGCGCCGGGGCGGATCAGGCATCGGCCCCCTTGCGCGTGCGCACCCATCGGCGTCCAGCGCCCCGAGTACCACGAGTGAGCACCATGGACATCTACATCTCCTCCCCGCTGACCGGCACCGCGATCGGCCTGACCGAGGTCCCCGACCCGGTGTTCGCCGGATCCCTGGTGGGCCCCGGCGCCGCCGTCGACCCCCGGCGCGCGCCGCAGGTCGCCGTGGCCCCGATCGCCGGCCGGCTGCTCAAGCTCAAGCCGCACGCCTTCGTCGTGCAGTCCGCCGACGGCCGCGGCGTGCTGGTCCACCTGGGCATCGACACGGTGAACCTGGAGGGCCGCGGCTTCGAGCTGATCGCGATCGAGGGCGAGCTGCTGCGGGCCGGCCAGCCGATCGTCACCTGGAACCCGGCCGAGGTCGAGGCCGGCGGGCTGTCGCCGGTGAGCCCGGTGATCGCGCTGGACGCGGAGTCCGCGGCCATCGACGCGATCGTCAACGGCGCCGTGTGCGCCGGCGACGAGCTGTTCCACTGGCGCTGACCCGCCCGATGATTAAGGACCTTGACATGCCCCAGCGCACCGTGACCGTGGCCTCCAAGGTGGGGCTGCACGCCCGCCCGGCGGCGGTCTTCGTGAAGAAGGCCGGCGAGCAGCCGGTCCCGGTGACCCTGGCCAGGGACGGCGGCAAGCCGGTGAACGCCAAGTCGATGCTCGCGGTGATGTCCCTGGACGTGCGCGGCGGGGAGCGGGTGACGCTGGCCGCGGCCGAGGGCGAGGGCGCGGCGCGAGCCGTGGACGAACTGGCCGACCTGCTGGAGACCGACCTCGATGGCTGACGGGGCGCCGGGCCGGGACGGTCCAGACAACCCGGACCATCCTGACCACTCGGACTGTTCGGACCGCCCGGACCGTCCGGCGCAGGACCGGTACGAGGGGGTCGGGGTCGGCACCGCCGCGGTGGCCGGCCCGGTCGCCCGCATGGGTCAGGCGCCGCCGGAGCCGGCGGCCGGGCCGGCCCCCGGCGACCCCGGCGACCCCGGCGACCCCGGCGACCCCGGCGACCCCGGCCGGGAGCGCGCCGCGGCCCTGGCCGCCCTGGCGGCGGTGGCCGCCGACCTGCGCGCCCGCGGCACGGCGGCCGGCGGCGCCACCGCCGACGTGCTGGAGGCCCAGGCCATGATGGCCGAGGACCCGGAGCTGGCGGACGGCGTCACCGGCCGCACCGCCGCCGGCCTGAGCGCGGCCCGGGCCATCCACGAGACCTTCGCCGAGTTCCACGACACGCTGGCCGCGCTCGGCGACTACATGGCCGGCCGGGTCGCCGACCTCGACGACATCGCGGCCCGCGCGGTCGCCGTCGCCTCCGGCGTGCCGATGCCGGGACTGCCGCGCCGGGACGAGCCGTACGTCCTGCTCGCCGCCGACCTGGCCCCGGCCGACACCGCGCTGCTGGACCGGCGCCTGGTGCTGGCCCTGGTCACCGCCGAGGGCGGCCCGACCTCGCACACCGCGATCCTGGCGCGCGCCATGGGCATCCCGGCCGTCGTCGGCGCGGCCGGCGTGCTGGCG from Catenulispora sp. GP43 encodes:
- a CDS encoding peptidoglycan D,D-transpeptidase FtsI family protein, which gives rise to MNKPIRRVAIFCFLLIACLLASSNYLQVINASSYKARAGNDRNKYDAYAYPRGRILTADGTVIADSVPSGGLSYKYQRQYPLKADYANVTGYKTMDYGASDIESVLDKYLAGTDGSESVANFMDTLTGKSKKGGDVQLTLQNAVQQAAISKLTGKTGSVVALDPTTGAILAMYSNPAFDPNGIASNDGDTASAAGKALDAQKDKPNLNHAIGENYPPGSVFKIVTAAAALDTGQFTETGRTDAPRGPLTWSGSGTTLPNEDGDCPGTDLKTALAQSCNSVYGWIGDKLGPQVMAQYAAKFGFNTPGLKVPMPVAQSNFPTFSQIGSDSVTLAQASVGQNDTQVTPLQAAMIAGAVADGGAIMQPYLVDKETAPNGHVTYQGKDHRHQLSQAMSPATANTLDDMMKNVVVNGTAQQDAVNGVQMGAKTGTAQRGQNQNPLAWFVCYGTANGKHVTVAVMVQTDNPAVRDTISGAQYAGPVATAVLKAALGVS
- a CDS encoding PTS transporter subunit EIIC; the protein is MSAEAAAAAPKEPGWGSKAFGVLQRIGKSLMLPIATLPAAGLLVRFGQDDMIGRFHSVFLKNVAAVMLAGGNSLLNNLPVIFAIGVAIGFAKKSDGTTAVAAIVGYLVYNAVSMQMFAGSKLKPQVLGLVIRNPDQNVNAPVPAGGLKFGLDMNQPNPTGVLGGILVGICAALLWQRYYRIKLPTWLAFFGGRRFVPIITAVVCLFLGVLMGWIWSPIGQGINDMSNWITRNSSIGLFFYGTLNRALIPFGLHHILNAFPWFQFGTYTNANGTFHGDIARFLNGDPTAGLFQTGFFPVMMFGLPGAALAMWRSALPAKRKVAGSILISAALTSFVTGVTEPLEFAFMFVAPVLYVIHAVLTGISMSLMWSLGCKDGFNFSAGLIDFTLNWGKATKPWLILIVGPIYFVVYYFLFIFAIRFLNLKTPGREPDPELDELPASP
- a CDS encoding GntR family transcriptional regulator, with the translated sequence MSEEPAGIDPTSSVPKHLQLKDLLGRMISEGLTPGSPIPSERDLAEQHGLSRMTVRQAINALVADGRLERRLGRGTFVAQPKMDVQIRLVGFTEDMRRRGMTASSRTLSFERIHASSALAGHLEVESGEPVVRLVRLRYADGIPMAIERTHLPERIVPGLVEAGAPESLYQYLADEYGIVLTWGEQSIEAATTAAEDAPLLGIRSDGVVLIMARRSFAEDVQVEYATSAYRADRYQLWVPLAQAARPIVRNP
- a CDS encoding glucose PTS transporter subunit EIIB, yielding MSKAEQIIAGLGGADNIVELEPCITRLRTEVRDGSKVNEAALRAAGAHGVMKVGNNVQVVVGPEADAIANDIEDLM
- a CDS encoding PTS glucose transporter subunit IIA; amino-acid sequence: MDIYISSPLTGTAIGLTEVPDPVFAGSLVGPGAAVDPRRAPQVAVAPIAGRLLKLKPHAFVVQSADGRGVLVHLGIDTVNLEGRGFELIAIEGELLRAGQPIVTWNPAEVEAGGLSPVSPVIALDAESAAIDAIVNGAVCAGDELFHWR
- a CDS encoding HPr family phosphocarrier protein, coding for MPQRTVTVASKVGLHARPAAVFVKKAGEQPVPVTLARDGGKPVNAKSMLAVMSLDVRGGERVTLAAAEGEGAARAVDELADLLETDLDG